A genomic segment from uncultured Marinifilum sp. encodes:
- a CDS encoding threonine/serine exporter family protein, with the protein MQIPEKYKFIVQLGKALHTYGVPSYKSQIYLTEIAEKKGIKGSFMDSPTWINYVFYEEDEQTYNYVECVHPGDLNLGALSRIVEITDNVISNAISFEQAKVEIEKLKTSPLNYGKILELLAFAFSAGAFSMILDTSWTSAITASFIGAIIYGIVILSHKSGYIKSALESLVAFVATLITGLLSLHFNQINISMTILASIIVFIPGLSITTALEEITSRSLVSGTAKLFDALVSLFKQFFGVVLGLAILPLFIDLQPNTVSNDIPQWLDYVAIITLALSLAVVFKVRSKDVLYCVIAGFVSFFTTTLFDFTGILVSIFIGTIVAVSISKLFSKITKSPQLVFLVPGIVMLVPGSKAFIGLSSVFLSQTGVQSNMGEQVLYIFMGIIGGLIFSGSFMDTNIKTVPAKETTDKISAQ; encoded by the coding sequence ATGCAGATTCCAGAAAAATATAAATTTATTGTGCAATTGGGTAAAGCGCTTCATACCTATGGAGTGCCTTCATATAAATCGCAAATTTATTTGACCGAGATTGCTGAAAAGAAAGGCATAAAAGGTAGTTTTATGGATTCTCCTACCTGGATTAATTACGTGTTTTATGAAGAAGACGAACAGACCTATAATTATGTGGAATGTGTGCATCCTGGAGATTTGAATTTAGGGGCACTTTCTCGTATTGTAGAAATTACAGATAATGTTATCTCCAATGCCATAAGCTTCGAACAGGCAAAAGTTGAAATCGAGAAACTAAAAACCTCGCCATTAAATTATGGCAAAATTTTAGAGCTATTAGCCTTTGCCTTTTCAGCGGGAGCTTTTAGTATGATTTTAGATACCAGTTGGACATCTGCCATTACTGCTTCTTTTATTGGAGCTATTATTTATGGAATTGTAATTTTATCTCATAAATCCGGATACATAAAAAGTGCATTGGAATCGCTCGTTGCGTTTGTAGCCACCCTAATTACTGGTTTGTTGTCATTGCATTTTAATCAAATAAATATTTCGATGACAATTTTGGCTTCTATAATTGTTTTTATTCCGGGTTTATCTATTACCACAGCATTAGAGGAAATTACTTCTAGAAGTTTAGTTTCGGGTACTGCCAAGCTTTTTGATGCTTTAGTATCTTTATTTAAACAATTTTTTGGTGTAGTTTTAGGATTGGCTATTCTACCTCTATTTATCGATCTTCAGCCAAATACTGTTAGTAATGATATTCCTCAATGGCTCGATTATGTGGCAATTATTACATTAGCACTTAGTCTTGCAGTTGTTTTTAAAGTTCGGTCAAAAGATGTTTTATATTGTGTAATTGCAGGTTTTGTAAGTTTTTTTACTACTACTTTATTCGATTTTACGGGTATTTTGGTAAGTATTTTTATAGGTACCATTGTTGCAGTTAGCATAAGTAAATTGTTCAGTAAAATTACTAAATCACCACAGCTTGTGTTTTTAGTTCCTGGTATAGTAATGTTAGTACCGGGAAGTAAGGCATTTATTGGTTTAAGTAGTGTGTTTTTAAGTCAAACTGGTGTGCAAAGTAATATGGGCGAACAGGTACTTTACATTTTTATGGGCATTATTGGTGGTTTAATTTTTTCAGGAAGCTTTATGGATACTAATATTAAGACAGTACCTGCTAAAGAAACTACCGATAAAATATCTGCACAATAG
- a CDS encoding tetratricopeptide repeat protein — protein sequence MTPRLLILLFLFQSAIIFGQNNTSSTHKNTKQSDELFLNFDNRFRQKHSEKKINELKNRYAKQMANGDTLKAINTISNLGNIYANHASYSLAYQQFWNALLLADEINDTETTARALEDLAWLYISFQRKEEAIKYFESSLRIKKDLITKGELSKKNLSPNYYGLTTLYRETHEPLKSKAYLDSCYMIHYSGGESTQVKPFLQAEEYYYQLSRNHYNEAITNMLSIEPWFKINQPDYLVMLYSFLGDAYKKTKKYKKSEHYYKMSITISENYKSHMNYIPRVYEQLSELYLSMGDYKNAHDKLQEAKKLNEHLFDSRSENNKALFEVNDEFRKVKEAQNKLIQKQRLSQLEQEDRIWFLQKLILIGTFIIIIVFVLFYIKHLKTRHKTQQNLARKERELENKKNTELVELKNKELAISALQLIEKDELLKHLKTSLTNQPTPPTDSEVNKLFKSISLSNAQNWKQFEARFKSVNQEFFKTLVNTYPKLTAGDRRLCALVRLNFSSKDIAKLMGISNESVHTLRYRLRKKMGLARADNLFKHLEQFG from the coding sequence ATGACACCTAGACTACTAATTCTTCTATTTCTATTTCAATCTGCTATTATTTTTGGGCAGAATAATACAAGTTCAACTCATAAAAACACAAAACAATCGGATGAATTGTTTCTTAATTTCGATAATCGTTTCAGACAAAAACATTCTGAAAAGAAAATAAACGAATTAAAAAACAGATATGCCAAACAAATGGCAAATGGCGATACTTTAAAAGCAATTAATACAATTTCTAATCTTGGTAATATATATGCTAATCATGCATCATACTCACTGGCTTATCAGCAATTCTGGAATGCATTATTACTGGCCGATGAAATTAATGATACAGAAACAACTGCACGAGCATTAGAAGATTTGGCTTGGTTGTATATTTCTTTCCAAAGAAAAGAAGAAGCTATTAAGTACTTTGAATCGTCTTTACGAATTAAAAAAGACCTGATTACAAAAGGTGAATTATCGAAAAAAAATCTTTCGCCGAATTATTATGGATTAACTACTCTATATAGAGAAACACATGAACCATTAAAGTCAAAAGCATATCTTGATAGCTGTTATATGATTCATTACTCGGGAGGAGAAAGCACACAGGTTAAACCATTTTTGCAAGCAGAGGAATACTATTACCAATTGAGTAGAAATCATTATAATGAGGCAATAACGAACATGCTTTCCATTGAGCCATGGTTTAAAATAAACCAACCAGATTATCTTGTTATGCTTTATTCTTTCCTTGGAGATGCTTATAAGAAAACCAAAAAATATAAAAAAAGTGAGCATTACTATAAAATGTCAATTACCATTAGTGAGAACTATAAAAGTCATATGAATTATATTCCCAGAGTTTACGAACAATTATCGGAACTATACTTAAGTATGGGAGATTATAAAAATGCACATGACAAGTTGCAGGAAGCCAAAAAGCTTAACGAACATCTTTTTGATAGCAGAAGTGAAAACAATAAAGCTTTATTTGAGGTAAATGACGAATTTAGGAAGGTAAAAGAAGCTCAAAATAAATTAATACAAAAACAGCGTTTATCTCAATTGGAACAAGAAGATCGCATTTGGTTTTTACAAAAGCTAATACTAATTGGCACTTTCATTATAATTATAGTTTTTGTACTTTTTTACATTAAACATTTAAAAACAAGACATAAAACACAACAAAATTTAGCTAGAAAAGAACGAGAATTAGAAAATAAAAAAAATACCGAACTAGTAGAGCTTAAAAATAAGGAACTGGCCATATCTGCTTTGCAATTAATTGAAAAAGATGAGCTATTAAAACATCTTAAAACAAGTCTAACCAACCAGCCTACACCACCAACAGATTCGGAAGTTAATAAGTTATTTAAATCCATATCGCTTAGTAATGCTCAAAATTGGAAACAATTTGAAGCTCGTTTTAAATCTGTAAATCAGGAATTTTTTAAAACACTGGTTAATACTTACCCCAAACTTACAGCCGGAGACAGAAGGTTATGTGCATTGGTTCGCTTAAATTTTTCTAGTAAAGATATTGCTAAACTAATGGGAATATCAAACGAAAGTGTACACACTTTACGTTACCGATTAAGAAAGAAAATGGGACTTGCCAGAGCAGATAATTTGTTTAAACACCTAGAGCAATTTGGATAA
- the sulP gene encoding sulfate permease, with product MKSIFKPKLFSVLKGYNAQAFQKDLFAGIIVGIVALPLAIAFAVASGVSPEKGLITAIVAGFLISLLGGSRVQIGGPTGAFIVIVYGIVSQYGIDGLMISTFLAGIILIIFGSLRLGAVLKFIPHPLIVGFTSGIALVIFSTQIKGAFGLQIEEIPSEFIEKWICYFSNLSSLNFYALAISGGTILLTIFTGKIIPKIPGSFIAIIVMTALVQIFDLPVNTIESVYGSIPNSFNFDIPSIDWSNLPNYFQPAITIAILGAIESLLSAVVADGMIGGNHRSNTELIAQGVANIFSPIFGGIPATGAIARTATNVKNGGRTPIAGIIHALTLLLIMLVFGKWAKLIPMSCLAGILIVVSYNMSEWRSFRSILKSSRFDIIVLLTTFFLTVLVDLTVAIEIGIVLAALIFMYRMSRINGVFQPEFESDEIQNYNQIPKEIEIYEISGPFFFAAAKRYQETLRNLKGSTSVLIIRMRHVPFIDATGIRNFTEIIKDLEKRKTKVILSGVNPDVLKEIKRSEIIDFISQKDIHDNFEDALAKAQMQLKN from the coding sequence ATGAAATCAATTTTTAAACCTAAATTATTTTCTGTTCTAAAAGGATACAATGCTCAAGCATTTCAGAAAGATTTATTTGCAGGAATAATTGTAGGTATTGTTGCTCTTCCTTTAGCAATTGCATTTGCAGTAGCATCGGGTGTATCGCCCGAAAAAGGACTCATTACTGCTATTGTAGCAGGATTTTTAATTTCCTTATTAGGCGGAAGCCGTGTTCAAATTGGCGGTCCTACCGGAGCTTTTATTGTTATTGTATATGGCATTGTAAGCCAATATGGTATTGATGGGCTAATGATCTCTACATTTTTAGCTGGTATAATTTTAATAATTTTTGGTAGTTTACGATTGGGAGCTGTTTTAAAGTTTATCCCTCACCCACTAATTGTTGGTTTTACATCAGGAATTGCCCTTGTTATTTTTTCCACACAAATAAAAGGAGCATTTGGATTACAAATAGAAGAAATACCCTCTGAATTTATAGAAAAATGGATTTGTTATTTTTCCAATTTATCATCACTAAACTTTTATGCATTAGCAATTAGTGGAGGTACTATTTTACTCACCATATTTACAGGGAAAATAATTCCTAAAATTCCTGGTTCTTTTATTGCTATTATTGTAATGACTGCCTTAGTGCAAATATTCGATTTACCTGTAAACACAATCGAATCGGTTTATGGAAGCATACCAAATTCATTTAACTTCGACATACCAAGTATCGATTGGAGTAATCTTCCAAATTATTTTCAGCCAGCAATTACAATCGCTATTTTAGGGGCTATTGAATCTTTGTTATCAGCTGTTGTTGCCGATGGTATGATAGGTGGAAATCATCGATCGAATACAGAATTAATAGCACAGGGAGTTGCAAATATATTTTCACCAATATTTGGGGGTATTCCTGCAACTGGAGCAATTGCGCGTACAGCTACCAATGTTAAAAATGGAGGTAGAACACCTATAGCTGGTATAATACATGCTCTTACACTTTTATTAATAATGTTAGTATTTGGTAAATGGGCAAAACTAATTCCAATGTCGTGTTTAGCAGGTATTCTAATTGTTGTTTCATATAATATGAGTGAGTGGCGTTCTTTCCGATCAATTTTAAAAAGCTCTCGCTTTGATATTATTGTATTGTTAACAACATTTTTTCTAACTGTTCTTGTCGATCTTACCGTTGCAATAGAAATTGGAATTGTATTAGCTGCATTAATCTTTATGTATCGTATGTCAAGAATTAATGGTGTATTTCAACCAGAATTTGAATCCGACGAAATTCAAAACTATAATCAGATACCAAAAGAAATTGAGATTTACGAAATTAGCGGTCCATTCTTTTTTGCTGCTGCAAAAAGATATCAGGAAACACTAAGAAATTTAAAAGGATCAACATCGGTTCTTATTATTCGTATGCGCCACGTACCTTTTATTGATGCAACAGGAATTAGAAATTTTACAGAAATTATTAAGGATTTGGAAAAAAGAAAAACCAAAGTAATATTATCTGGTGTAAACCCTGATGTTTTAAAAGAAATTAAACGTAGCGAAATTATCGATTTTATATCTCAAAAAGATATTCACGATAATTTTGAAGATGCATTAGCAAAGGCTCAAATGCAACTAAAAAATTAG
- a CDS encoding sugar-binding domain-containing protein, translating into MINKLILGLSLLILCACQSVQKVEREADFNFGWKFSLDKVNDAYSLNVDDASWREVNLPHDWSVEFPFDSINGEGCTGYLPGGLGWYRKHFSVDINPNQSTFVLFDGVYNNSEVWLNGKKLGEHPNGYTPFYFDLTPYLNKSGQDNVIAVKVDHTRYADSRWYSGSGIYRNVKLITVNKLHIPIWGTFVTTPKVSKEEATVSIDVKVSNAYSDIQSFKVSTDFFNPAGDKVAEVVSDELKLEKGDKTLMQSVLVKNPALWSVDSPNLYKAVTKIVQGDRIIDTYNTTFGIRSIRFDKKEGFFLNGVNMKIKGVCQHHDGGLVGAAVPKGVWKRRLEILKDGGCNAIRISHNPASEELLELCDEMGFLVQDEFFDEWDYPKDKRQNMNERHDDYITRGYTEHFQEWAEFDLKNTMLAHRNHPSVFQWSIGNEIEWTYPRNKKATGFFDNMNWQGGYFWSQPPFSTEKIRSVYNSLPAKEHNIGETAQKLAKWTKELDTSRPVIANCILPSASFETGYADALDIVGFSYRRVMYDYARKNYPDKIVMGTENLGQWHEWKAIEERPFVSGTFLWTGTDYLGESNGQWPRKATESGLLDLAGFEKPNFHMYKTLWQDDAHIYICGNTLEKSEYKIVNNKIVEKKPGKWQKRTWVWYPVEEHWNYKKGQNVIVEVISNCPEIELFLNEKSLGVKKLADFEDRIYKWFVPYQAGKLVAKGVKDGVEASSQIATSSDPVNIELTVDKTSLNADGYEVAHVFAQLYDKDNNPVIADNAKITFEIEGDVKLLGVDSGSARNTEDYQSNTVTTHKGRCMMIVQSTTKTGSARISASAQDIKSNTIQILMN; encoded by the coding sequence ATGATTAATAAATTAATTCTTGGATTGTCACTTTTGATTTTGTGCGCTTGTCAATCGGTTCAAAAAGTCGAACGCGAAGCAGATTTCAATTTTGGATGGAAATTTTCGTTGGATAAAGTAAATGATGCATATTCATTAAATGTTGATGATGCATCTTGGAGAGAAGTAAACTTACCTCATGATTGGAGTGTTGAATTTCCATTTGATTCTATAAATGGAGAAGGGTGTACCGGATATCTACCTGGAGGATTAGGGTGGTATCGCAAACATTTTTCTGTGGATATAAATCCTAATCAATCAACTTTTGTATTGTTCGATGGAGTTTATAATAACTCAGAAGTTTGGTTGAATGGAAAAAAATTAGGTGAACATCCAAATGGCTATACGCCTTTCTATTTTGATTTAACCCCATATCTTAATAAATCAGGGCAAGATAATGTAATTGCTGTGAAAGTAGACCACACAAGGTATGCTGATAGTAGATGGTATTCAGGGTCGGGGATTTATAGAAATGTAAAGTTGATAACAGTAAATAAACTGCATATTCCTATATGGGGAACTTTTGTAACTACTCCTAAAGTATCCAAAGAAGAGGCTACCGTTTCTATAGACGTTAAAGTATCTAATGCATATAGTGATATACAATCTTTCAAAGTTAGCACTGATTTTTTTAATCCTGCTGGAGATAAAGTTGCTGAGGTAGTTTCAGATGAATTAAAACTGGAAAAAGGAGATAAGACCTTAATGCAATCGGTTTTGGTAAAAAATCCAGCATTGTGGAGTGTAGATTCTCCTAATCTATACAAAGCAGTCACAAAAATTGTTCAGGGAGATCGAATTATCGATACCTATAATACCACTTTTGGTATTCGTTCTATCCGTTTTGATAAGAAGGAAGGTTTCTTTTTAAATGGTGTAAATATGAAAATTAAAGGAGTATGCCAACATCACGATGGTGGTTTGGTTGGTGCTGCTGTTCCGAAGGGAGTGTGGAAACGTCGTTTAGAGATCTTAAAAGATGGTGGTTGTAATGCCATTCGTATTTCTCACAATCCAGCATCCGAAGAATTGTTAGAATTGTGCGATGAAATGGGATTTTTGGTTCAGGATGAATTTTTCGATGAATGGGATTATCCTAAAGACAAGCGCCAGAATATGAACGAGCGTCATGATGACTATATAACTCGTGGATACACAGAGCATTTCCAAGAATGGGCAGAGTTCGATTTAAAGAATACCATGTTGGCACATCGTAATCACCCATCTGTATTTCAGTGGAGTATTGGTAACGAAATAGAGTGGACTTACCCACGAAATAAAAAAGCTACAGGATTTTTCGATAATATGAATTGGCAAGGTGGCTATTTTTGGTCGCAACCTCCTTTTTCAACTGAAAAAATACGTTCAGTATACAATAGCTTGCCTGCAAAAGAGCACAATATTGGTGAAACAGCCCAAAAGTTAGCAAAATGGACAAAAGAATTGGATACTAGTCGTCCGGTAATTGCCAATTGTATTTTGCCATCGGCAAGTTTCGAAACAGGTTATGCCGATGCTTTAGATATTGTTGGCTTTAGCTATCGTCGTGTTATGTACGATTATGCCAGAAAGAATTATCCCGACAAAATTGTTATGGGAACCGAAAACTTAGGTCAATGGCATGAGTGGAAAGCAATTGAAGAGCGCCCTTTTGTTTCAGGTACTTTTCTTTGGACAGGAACCGATTATCTGGGTGAATCGAATGGGCAATGGCCACGAAAAGCAACCGAAAGTGGTTTGCTTGATTTAGCTGGTTTTGAGAAGCCAAATTTCCACATGTACAAAACACTTTGGCAGGATGATGCTCATATTTATATCTGTGGAAACACACTTGAAAAATCAGAATATAAAATAGTCAATAACAAGATTGTTGAGAAAAAGCCAGGGAAGTGGCAAAAACGCACCTGGGTTTGGTATCCGGTAGAAGAGCATTGGAATTATAAAAAAGGACAAAATGTAATTGTAGAAGTAATTTCAAATTGCCCTGAAATTGAGTTGTTTCTGAATGAAAAATCGTTAGGCGTTAAAAAGCTGGCAGATTTCGAAGACCGCATTTATAAATGGTTTGTTCCTTATCAAGCAGGAAAGTTGGTGGCAAAAGGTGTAAAAGATGGAGTAGAAGCATCAAGTCAGATTGCAACAAGTTCAGATCCTGTAAATATCGAATTAACTGTTGATAAAACCAGTTTAAATGCTGATGGTTACGAAGTAGCTCACGTTTTTGCACAACTTTACGATAAAGATAATAATCCGGTGATTGCTGATAATGCAAAAATTACTTTCGAAATTGAAGGAGATGTGAAATTATTGGGTGTTGATAGCGGCTCGGCCAGAAATACCGAAGATTATCAGTCAAATACTGTTACAACTCATAAAGGGCGTTGTATGATGATTGTTCAGTCGACAACTAAAACTGGTTCTGCTAGAATTTCGGCTTCAGCACAAGATATTAAGAGTAATACAATTCAAATATTAATGAACTAA